In Lathyrus oleraceus cultivar Zhongwan6 chromosome 2, CAAS_Psat_ZW6_1.0, whole genome shotgun sequence, the DNA window agtatatatggagcaaCCACCTAGGTTTAATGCTCAGGGAGAGTCATCGAATATGGTGTGTAGGCTACACATGTCTCTTTATGGTCCTCAGCAATCTTCGAGAGCTTGGTTAGGCAGATTCAACAATGTAGTACAACAATTTGGTATGATACGTAACGAAGTTGAccattctatttttttttatcttCCTCAGTCCAAAggtgtatttatcttattgtatatgtagatgatattgcCATAACTGGTAGTGATCAACAAGGATATTCCAGTTAAAACAACATCTCtcaaatcaatttcaaacaaaagatcttggtaaactccgttatttcttgggtattgaggtagcccaatctaaagatggtttggtgatttctCATCGGAAATATGttatggatattttggaagaaacatGTTTGTTGAATGCCAAACCAACTGATACTCTTATGGATCAAAGTATCAAACTACTATCCAATTATGTGGAGCCTCTATCTGACCCAGGAAGGTATAGGAGATTGGttggaaagttgaattatctcacaGTCACTCGTCTGGACATTACTTTTGCAGTCAGTGTGGTAAGCCAATTCTTAAATTCCCCTTATCAAGAACACATGGATGTTGTTATCCggattctgagatacatcaaatATGTTCCAGGAAAAGGTATAATGTATGAAGATAAAAGACTTACTCAGATAGTTGGATACTCTGATGCTGATTGGACAGTGTCACCCATAGATAGACGATCCACCTCTGGATATTCTGTAATTCTTGTAGGAAACCTTGTATTTTCTGGAAAAGTAAGAAATAAAACGTAATTGCAAGATCAAGCTGATAGAGTAATGTATTAGTTAGCATTCTGTCTTATTACAGTGCTGAGCTGTAATAGTTAGTGACAGTTGTAATAGTTAGTTACAGCATGCTGAGCTGTAATAGTTAGTGACAGTTGTAATAGTGACAGCTGTAATAGTTAGTTACAACATTCTTTCTATATAAGTAGAGTCATTGTATCTCATTGTAATAGAATGCAATTTATGAAATTCTAACAGAATTCTAACTGATTTCTCAGATTCTATCATGGTATCTAGAGCTGCTTCTTTTTCGATCCAGTAGAACTCTACCATGGCTTCTCCATTTCATAGTGACGGTGTGTTTCCATCTTCGCATGTTAAGCTTTCACATCTCATCTCTGTTAAGCTTGATGATAAGAACTTCAAGCAGTGGAAGCAACAAATTGATGGGGTCATTCGCGGTCACAAGCTTCAGCGATTTGTCACCGTGCCGGCGATTCCTCAGCAGTTTCCGGCCAGTTCGGATTCTGTTCTAAATGGTGCTAACTCTGCGTATCTTGATTGGGAACAACAAGATGCGCTTATTTGTACCTGGCTTCTATCAACCATTTCCGACTCCCTACTTCCGAAGCTTGTTGATTGCAGGCATTCATGGCAGATCTGGACTGAAGTTCATCGTTACTTCAACACCTTACTCACCACTAAGGCGCGTCAACTCCGATCCGAATTGCGTCGCCTCACAAAATGATCGCTTATGATAGAGGAATTTATGGTTCGTGTTCGCGAAATCAATGAGTCACTGATTTCGGTTGGAGATCCCGTTCCTCTTCGAAACCTAATCGAAATCGTGCTTGATGCGCTTCATGAGGAGTACAAGCCAATTGTTGCAGTTGTGAACAGTAAAGAGGATCTAGGTTCTCTTGATGAGCTTGAATCGTGTCTCCTTGCGCATGAATCCAGACTTGAGAAGCATCGGAAAGCTGTTCTCACTGAGCCAGTGTCGGTGAACTTGACGCAAGTGCCGCCGTCATCATCGCAGGTCACAACTGATCAGCCCGGTGCTGGTATGGAGTCGTTTCCTCTTGGAACTAGTCATGTCACTGCAAACGCTGAGAATCATGGTTATCACTCAAGAGGTGGTTGTTTTGGCCGCGGCGGTGGCAGATTTGGCCATGGAGGAGGTCGTTTTGGCAAAACTCAATGTTAGATTTGTCACAAATCTGGACATGATGCCTCTATCTGTTATCACAGATATTCGAATTCCAATGCTCCTTCGTTCTCACCTCATAGAGCTTCCTTCAATCCTTTCATGCTGATTGCACGACCTATGTATCAACCTTCATTTGGTTATGTTGCTCCTAGGCTAGCTCCTCCTCGATCTCCTCTACCTCAAGCTTTTCTCACTGGTTCAGATCCTAATTTCAACAATCAATGTTGGTATTCGGATTCAGGTGCGTCTCACCATGTTACACCTGATGCTTCAAATTTGTCTGACTCTATATCATTGCCTAGATCTGAGTAAGTGTTTATGGGAAATGGTCAAGGTTTGTCTATCAACTCTGTAGGCTCTATGCAATTTCCATTACCAAACTATTCTCGCATATCTCTCACCCTGCACAATTTACTCCTTGTGCCTCACATCACCAAAAACCTTATCAGTGTTAGTAAATTTGCTCAGGACAATCATGTTTTCTTTGAGTTTCACCCTCAATTTTGTCTTGTCAAATCACAAGTTTCGTCTGAAATCCTTCTTCGCAGCGTTGTTGGAGCTGATGGTTTATACAAATTTCTCAACCCTTCTTCACAACTGTCCAAGTCATTTCCTAGTCTTAATACATGTGTAGCTTCATCTTCTGAAGCTTGTAATCTCAGCAACTCTTGTAATCATTTCCTGCATTCTAATGCTAAGTGCACTTGTATTTCTCTCTGTACTAATGATTCCTATATGAATGAAATTGGTTCAGCCTGTCATAATATTCCTAATGTTAATGTTGCCACTCAAAATATTTCTAAATCATCTCAGCATGTTAATACCCCTGCTTCCATATTCCATAATAAGTATGTTTTATGGCATACACGTTTAGGACACCCTCACCATCATGCTCTTGCTGAAGTGCTAAAACTCTGTCACATACCCATTCCTTCAAAACCACCAGCTGAACTGTGCGCTGCCTGTTGTTTAGGAAAGTCTCACAGACTTCCTACCTCATTATCCACCACTGT includes these proteins:
- the LOC127121923 gene encoding uncharacterized mitochondrial protein AtMg00240-like, producing the protein MDILEETCLLNAKPTDTLMDQSIKLLSNYVEPLSDPGRYRRLVGKLNYLTVTRLDITFAVSVVSQFLNSPYQEHMDVVIRILRYIKYVPGKGIMYEDKRLTQIVGYSDADWTVSPIDRRSTSGYSVILVGNLVFSGKVRNKT